The Vulpes vulpes isolate BD-2025 chromosome 1, VulVul3, whole genome shotgun sequence genome contains the following window.
CTTCATGACTTGCAGACaagctgtcttctctctgtgtcctcacacacTGGGGAGAGAGCCAAGGTGAGAGCACACAGGCTTTggtctctccctcttcttatgaGGGCACTAGGCCCATCATGGGGCCcgatcctcatgacctcatctaaacctaaccACCCCCCCCAAAAGGCTCCACTTTTAAACACGTTTATACTGAGGGGTAAAGCTTTAACAGGAATTTGGCAAAGACACAATTATTCCAGTGGGACCACAGCACTCAGTGTCAAGGTGATAATAGTGCCACTCACAGCATGAGCCACACCCCTTACCCCATAACAATCAAGTGTTTCTCAGAACATTCAATCTTGCTATTTCCCATGGGGCTGGGCTGGTCAGACAGGGCCCATGGTTGAGCCAGTGCATGTGGGATGTTTCAGAAGCCAGTGACATTTAAGGACGTGGCCGTAGACTTCATACAGGAGGAATGGGGGCTGCTGGACCCCACGCAGAGGATCCTGTACTGTGACGTGATGTTGACGAATTACAGCAACTCGGTGTCCCTGGGTGAGGCCTTCCTGTCACCTTTTTATCCATGTCCCATGTGTGTATTTCCATGTGTGctcacacatacatgtgcatattTATCCCCTGC
Protein-coding sequences here:
- the LOC112908848 gene encoding zinc finger protein 12-like isoform X2, which translates into the protein MRVSARLSSSESSLHDLQTSCLLSVSSHTGERAKKPVTFKDVAVDFIQEEWGLLDPTQRILYCDVMLTNYSNSVSLGLHDCKPDMISKLEQREDPWIMEKDILRSPDSEPRH